In Paeniglutamicibacter kerguelensis, one genomic interval encodes:
- the rpsQ gene encoding 30S ribosomal protein S17 codes for MSEKENVVDAASERNDRKTLRGYVVSDKMQKTIVVDVEDRVKHALYGKVMRRNKNVKAHDEENIAGIGDLVLIAETRPLSADKRWRLVEVIEKAK; via the coding sequence ATGAGCGAGAAGGAGAACGTCGTGGATGCAGCTTCAGAGCGCAACGACCGCAAGACCCTCCGCGGGTACGTGGTTTCCGACAAGATGCAGAAGACCATCGTCGTTGACGTTGAGGACCGTGTTAAGCACGCCCTTTACGGCAAGGTCATGCGTCGCAACAAGAACGTGAAGGCTCACGACGAAGAGAACATCGCCGGCATCGGCGACCTCGTTCTCATCGCCGAGACCCGTCCGCTGTCCGCTGACAAGCGGTGGCGCCTGGTAGAGGTCATCGAAAAGGCTAAGTAA
- the rpmC gene encoding 50S ribosomal protein L29 produces the protein MAIGSKDLATEALDGFDNARLVEELKKAKEELFNLRFQSATGQLESHGNLKAVKRDIARIYTVLRERELGIRPDVVVPVEEATKAKKSSKKAEAAEATEEAK, from the coding sequence ATGGCAATCGGATCCAAGGATCTAGCAACCGAAGCACTGGACGGCTTTGATAACGCCCGTCTGGTCGAGGAGCTCAAGAAGGCCAAGGAGGAGCTTTTCAACCTCCGTTTCCAGTCGGCCACCGGTCAGCTTGAATCGCACGGCAACCTGAAGGCTGTCAAGCGCGATATCGCTCGTATCTACACGGTACTGCGCGAACGCGAGCTGGGCATTCGTCCGGACGTTGTTGTCCCAGTAGAGGAAGCTACGAAGGCCAAGAAGTCTTCGAAGAAGGCCGAAGCTGCTGAAGCAACTGAGGAAGCCAAGTAA